The following proteins are encoded in a genomic region of Rhinoraja longicauda isolate Sanriku21f chromosome 28, sRhiLon1.1, whole genome shotgun sequence:
- the LOC144607381 gene encoding BTB/POZ domain-containing protein 2-like isoform X5 codes for MTTLYTAKKYAVPALEAHCVEFLKKNLRADNAFMLLTQVRWNIHVVHDICLQKKLRKMRHRAICGNTCIRSGEAFVGQPSGSQGSVSVWPRNREDRERELNGDEEIKEGDQVGEGEARLFDEPQLASLCLENIDKNTSDAINAEGFTDIDLDTLMAVLERDTLGIREIRLFNAVVRWAEAECQRQQLQLTPENKRKVLGKALSLIRFPLMTIEEFAAGPAQSGILTDREVVSLFLHFTVNPKPRVEFIDRPRCCLRGKECSINRFQQVESRWGYSGTSDRIRFTVNRRIFVVGFGLYGSIHGPTDYQVNIQIIHTDSNTILGQNDTGFSCDGSSNTFRVMFKEPVEILPNVNYTASATLKGPDSHYGTKGLRKVIHESPTTGTKTVFTFCYAAGNNNGTSVEDGQVPEIIFYT; via the exons ATGACTACATTGTACACTGCTAAAAAGTATGCAGTACCTGCCCTTGAAGCACACTGTGTGGAGTTCTTGAAGAAGAATCTCCGAGCAGACAATGCATTTATGCTTCTTACACAGGTACGTTGGAACATTCATGTCGTGCATGATATCTGTCTGCAGAAGAAACTCAGAAAAATG AGGCACAGAGCTATATGTGGTAATACCTGCATAAGGTCAGGTGAAGCATTCGTGGGACAGCCATCTGGATCCCAGGGTTCAGTTTCTGTATGGCCACGGAACAGGGAGGATCGAGAGAGAGAACTAAACGGGGACGAGGAAATTAAGGAAGGAGACCAAgttggagagggagag GCTAGGCTCTTTGATGAACCACAGCTTGCCAGTTTATGCCTGGAAAATATTGATAAAAATACTTCAGATGCAATCAATGCAGAAGGTTTTACAGATATAGATTTAG ATAcactaatggcggtgctggaacgTGATACTCTAGGAATCCGAGAAATTCGGTTATTTAATGCTGTGGTTCGTTGGGCTGAAGCAGAATGCCAACGACAGCAGCTTCAACTCACTCCAGAAAATAAGCGTAAAGTATTAGGAAAAGCATTGTCGCTCATCCGGTTTCCATTAATGACTATTGAGGAGTTTGCAGCAG GACCTGCACAGTCAGGAATTCTAACAGACCGAGAAGTTGTTAGTCTTTTCCTACATTTTACAGTCAATCCAAAGCCTCGGGTAGAGTTTATTGACAGACCTCGCTGTTGTCTGAGGGGCAAAGAGTGCAGCATCAATCGTTTCCAACAGGTGGAAAGCCGTTGGGGCTACAGCGGTACAAGTGACCGAATAAG GTTTACagtgaataggaggatatttgtAGTTGGGTTTGGCTTGTATGGATCAATACATGGGCCAACAGACTATCAAGTAAATATTCAG ATTATCCACACGGACAGTAACACAATTTTGGGACAGAATGACACTGGTTTTAGCTGTGATGGATCATCCAACACTTTCAGGGTTATGTTCAAGGAACCAGTGGAGATTTTGCCCAATGTTAATTATACTGCAAGTGCTACATTGAAG GGGCCAGATTCGCATTATGGAACAAAAGGACTTCGTAAAGTCATCCATGAATCTCCCACAACGGGCACTAAAACTGTCTTCACTTTCTGTTACGCTGCTGGAAATAACAATGGAACATCAGTCGAGGATGGGCAAGTCCCAGAGATCATATTTTATACGTAA